Proteins from a single region of Punica granatum isolate Tunisia-2019 chromosome 8, ASM765513v2, whole genome shotgun sequence:
- the LOC116187217 gene encoding metalloendoproteinase 3-MMP-like: MEAVKLISSLSFLLLLLPLLFSSALADQNRSPFEFINGLKGCHKGNKTKGILELKHYMEKFGYLHYNHSSLHANDEEFDNLLEEAVKTYQQNYHMKATGTLDSETVSQMTKPRCGVPDIINGTNSMRPGRKGNHHRPGSLHTVGHYSFFPNRPRWPSNKYRLTYGFLSGTPNEAIGPVARAFQKWASATHFTFTQVQDYQSADLQIAFERRDHGDGAPFDGPGGTIAHAFAPTRGWFHYDKDERFSVGPTPGAFHLETVALHEIGHLLGLGHSQVPGAIMFPSISPGVSKGLHDDDIQGINALYQ, from the coding sequence ATGGAAGCTGTAAAGCTCATCTCCTCGCTCTcattcctcctcctcctccttcccctCCTCTTTTCTTCGGCCCTAGCAGACCAAAACCGCTCGCCGTTCGAGTTCATCAATGGCCTCAAGGGATGCCACAAGGGCAACAAGACCAAAGGCATCCTCGAGCTGAAGCACTACATGGAGAAGTTCGGTTACTTGCACTACAACCACTCCAGCCTCCACGCCAATGATGAGGAGTTCGACAACCTCCTCGAGGAAGCCGTTAAGACATACCAGCAGAACTACCATATGAAGGCCACCGGGACCCTCGATTCCGAGACGGTTTCCCAGATGACAAAGCCCCGCTGCGGTGTCCCTGATATCATCAATGGCACCAATTCGATGCGTCCCGGGAGGAAGGGGAACCACCACCGACCAGGGTCCCTCCACACGGTTGGACACTATAGTTTCTTCCCGAATAGACCGAGGTGGCCGAGCAACAAGTACCGCCTCACCTATGGCTTCTTATCCGGGACACCAAACGAAGCGATTGGCCCGGTGGCACGGGCCTTCCAGAAGTGGGCCTCTGCCACGCACTTCACATTTACTCAGGTCCAAGACTACCAATCCGCCGATCTCCAGATCGCGTTCGAACGCAGGGACCACGGGGACGGCGCGCCATTCGATGGGCCGGGTGGGACCATAGCCCATGCATTCGCCCCCACCAGGGGGTGGTTCCACTACGATAAGGACGAGCGATTCTCCGTGGGACCGACTCCTGGGGCATTCCACTTGGAGACAGTGGCACTGCATGAAATCGGGCACCTCCTCGGGCTAGGGCACAGCCAGGTTCCGGGTGCAATCATGTTCCCAAGTATAAGTCCGGGGGTTTCTAAGGGTTTGCATGACGATGATATCCAAGGAATTAATGCTTTATACCAATAA
- the LOC116188916 gene encoding metalloendoproteinase 3-MMP-like, which translates to MEAVKLISSLSLILLPLLFSSALADRNRSPFEFINGLKGCHRGNKTKGILELKHYMEKFGYLHYNHSSLHANDEEFDDLLEEAVKTYQQNYHMKATGTLDSETVSQMKKPRCGVPDIINGTNSMRPGRKGSHHRLGSLHTVGHYSFFDGRPRWPSNKYHLTYSFSSRTPREAIDPVARAFQKWASATHFTFTQVQNYQSADLKIAFARGDHGDGSPFDGPGGTIAHAFAPTRGWLHYDGDERYSVGPAPGAFHLETVALHEIGHLLGLGHSEVSGAIMFPTINQGVSKGLHDDDIQGINALYK; encoded by the coding sequence ATGGAAGCTGTAAAGCTCATCTCCTCGCTCTCACTCATCCTCCTTCCCCTCCTCTTTTCTTCGGCCCTAGCAGACCGAAACCGCTCGCCATTCGAGTTCATCAATGGCCTCAAGGGATGCCACAGGGGCAACAAGACCAAAGGCATCCTCGAGCTGAAGCACTACATGGAGAAGTTCGGTTATTTGCACTACAACCACTCCAGCCTCCACGCCAATGATGAGGAGTTCGACGACCTCCTCGAGGAAGCCGTTAAGACATACCAGCAGAACTACCATATGAAGGCCACCGGGACCCTCGATTCTGAGACGGTTTCCCAGATGAAAAAGCCCCGCTGTGGCGTACCTGATATCATCAATGGCACCAATTCAATGCGTCCCGGGAGGAAGGGGAGCCACCACCGACTGGGGTCCCTCCACACGGTTGGACACTATAGTTTCTTCGATGGTAGACCAAGGTGGCCGAGCAACAAGTACCACCTCACCTATAGCTTCTCATCCAGGACGCCAAGAGAAGCGATTGACCCGGTGGCACGGGCCTTCCAGAAGTGGGCCTCTGCCACGCACTTCACATTTACTCAGGTCCAGAACTACCAATCCGCCGATCTCAAGATCGCGTTCGCCCGTGGGGACCACGGGGATGGCTCGCCGTTCGATGGGCCAGGTGGGACCATAGCCCATGCATTCGCGCCCACCAGGGGGTGGCTCCACTACGATGGGGACGAGCGATACTCAGTGGGACCGGCTCCTGGGGCATTCCACTTGGAGACAGTGGCACTGCATGAAATCGGGCACCTCCTCGGGCTAGGACACAGCGAGGTTTCGGGTGCAATCATGTTCCCAACTATAAATCAGGGGGTTTCTAAGGGTTTGCATGACGATGATATCCAAGGAATTAATGCTTTATACAAATAA